From Desulfovibrio aminophilus DSM 12254, the proteins below share one genomic window:
- a CDS encoding glycyl radical protein, translated as MHNRIQERLIMSAIQDIGKDESLLSTQGAACGGAHDPDGLLTNAVQRKRCLDAVAKMKEFLYNAPQKVDIERLSCLLDTYKEHSNEPVIILRAKIFENLLSRKKLYIDDNPIVGTVTSRPAGVYIYPEWDSEWIIKEMNQAMMSHLGKVDITDEEKALMREAAKFFKTRSATAKAHELSRQMHGYDPKDDIKSGLFTETTTFTVGAGNVDYAMFINRGLAEIINETEETLRGLSVTDENTSRIDFYRAVLISLRALVHLANRYADLAEEMAGQADDPVRKAELLEIANVCRHVPEHAPRNFREAVQSWWFLHLGIQIEQSGCGSSPGRLGQYLDPYYQADKANGLTRDDAIAWLKCLFVKILEYGYYQGISYSQLTSGHTGHTINVGGLDAAGKDATAELDYLLLDTQIDLRNIQPTITVLYHDALKEDFLLKAIELERTGLGQPQWMNTKIIIERLLTRHARCGITIEDARNCINMSCVGTGVAGKTAFIRENASFNLAKCMELALHDGRDPETRKQIGAHTGDPLQFSDFEQVFAAYSAQVRHMFEKIRPYGSISNKALGDTVPGPFRSAMYGGCLKRGKHEYDGGPDYYLYYVISTAGVDAANSLAAIRHLVFDTRQLTMARLMEALDANFEGHEDVKAMCLNAPKHGNADPAVDALVRRVYDDAMDHFRAVDANYYGKHIANIEAYSLSIHNYFGMLTGALPNGRAKGMPLTDASVSAMPGTDKKGPLALISSAAQALDTVKYGSNHFNMKFHPTSVEGIAGARKLLSLIKAYMDMGGSHIQFNIVSSDTLRKAQDKPEDHKTLTVRVAGFSAYFTRLHKGVQNEIIARTEQRF; from the coding sequence ATGCATAACCGTATACAGGAGAGGCTCATCATGAGTGCTATACAGGACATTGGAAAGGATGAATCGCTTTTGTCGACGCAAGGAGCCGCTTGCGGAGGGGCACATGACCCTGATGGGTTGTTGACGAATGCCGTTCAGCGCAAACGCTGTCTGGACGCTGTGGCGAAGATGAAGGAGTTTCTTTATAATGCGCCGCAGAAAGTAGATATAGAACGCCTGTCGTGTCTCCTTGATACATACAAGGAACATTCGAACGAACCGGTCATCATCCTGAGGGCTAAGATTTTTGAGAACCTGTTGAGCAGGAAGAAGCTCTATATCGACGACAACCCCATCGTCGGCACGGTCACCAGCCGCCCCGCCGGTGTCTACATTTATCCGGAATGGGATTCCGAGTGGATCATCAAGGAGATGAACCAGGCCATGATGAGCCACCTGGGCAAGGTGGACATCACCGACGAGGAAAAGGCCCTCATGCGCGAGGCGGCCAAGTTTTTCAAGACCCGCAGCGCAACGGCCAAGGCGCATGAACTGTCGCGCCAGATGCATGGCTACGACCCCAAGGACGACATCAAGTCCGGCCTGTTCACGGAGACCACGACCTTCACGGTCGGTGCGGGCAACGTGGACTACGCCATGTTCATCAATCGAGGCCTGGCCGAAATCATCAATGAGACGGAAGAGACGTTGCGCGGCTTGTCGGTGACGGACGAAAACACCTCACGCATCGACTTCTATCGCGCCGTGCTCATTTCCCTGCGAGCCCTGGTGCATCTGGCCAACCGCTATGCCGACTTGGCCGAGGAGATGGCCGGACAGGCCGACGACCCCGTGCGCAAGGCCGAACTGCTTGAGATCGCCAATGTCTGCCGCCACGTGCCGGAGCATGCGCCGCGCAACTTCCGCGAGGCCGTGCAGTCCTGGTGGTTCCTGCACTTGGGCATCCAGATCGAGCAAAGCGGCTGCGGCTCCTCCCCGGGACGTCTGGGCCAGTACCTCGATCCCTACTATCAGGCGGACAAGGCGAACGGCCTGACCCGGGACGACGCCATCGCCTGGCTCAAGTGTCTGTTCGTGAAGATCCTGGAGTACGGCTACTATCAGGGCATCTCCTATTCCCAGCTGACCTCCGGCCACACGGGCCACACCATCAACGTGGGCGGTCTCGACGCCGCGGGCAAGGACGCCACCGCGGAACTGGACTACCTGTTGCTCGACACCCAGATCGACCTGCGCAACATCCAGCCCACCATCACCGTGCTTTATCACGACGCGCTCAAGGAGGATTTCCTGCTCAAGGCCATTGAGCTCGAACGCACCGGCCTGGGACAGCCGCAGTGGATGAACACCAAGATCATCATCGAACGGCTTTTGACCCGCCATGCCCGGTGCGGCATCACCATCGAGGATGCGCGCAACTGCATCAACATGAGTTGCGTGGGCACGGGCGTGGCCGGAAAGACCGCCTTCATCCGTGAGAACGCGTCCTTCAACTTGGCGAAATGCATGGAACTCGCGCTGCACGACGGGCGCGATCCTGAAACCAGGAAGCAGATCGGCGCGCACACCGGCGACCCGCTCCAGTTCTCCGATTTCGAACAGGTCTTCGCGGCCTACAGCGCTCAGGTTCGGCACATGTTCGAGAAGATCCGCCCCTACGGATCCATCTCCAACAAGGCCCTGGGCGACACCGTGCCCGGCCCCTTCCGCTCGGCCATGTACGGCGGATGCCTGAAGCGCGGCAAGCACGAATACGACGGCGGCCCGGACTACTACCTGTATTACGTCATCAGCACCGCCGGCGTGGACGCGGCCAACTCCCTGGCGGCCATCAGGCATCTCGTCTTCGACACCCGCCAGTTGACCATGGCCCGCCTCATGGAGGCCTTGGACGCCAACTTCGAGGGTCATGAGGACGTCAAGGCCATGTGCCTCAACGCTCCCAAGCACGGCAACGCCGATCCGGCAGTGGACGCCCTGGTGCGGCGAGTCTACGACGACGCCATGGACCATTTCCGCGCCGTCGATGCGAACTACTACGGCAAGCATATCGCCAACATCGAGGCCTACTCGCTGTCCATCCACAACTACTTCGGCATGCTGACCGGCGCGTTGCCCAATGGACGCGCCAAGGGCATGCCTCTCACGGACGCCAGCGTTTCGGCCATGCCCGGCACGGACAAGAAGGGCCCCCTGGCCCTGATCAGCTCCGCGGCACAGGCCCTGGACACGGTCAAGTACGGCTCGAATCACTTCAACATGAAGTTCCACCCCACCAGCGTGGAAGGGATCGCGGGAGCCCGCAAGCTGCTTTCGCTCATCAAGGCCTACATGGACATGGGCGGGTCGCACATCCAGTTCAACATCGTCAGCTCCGACACCCTGCGCAAGGCGCAGGACAAGCCGGAAGACCACAAGACGCTGACGGTGCGCGTGGCGGGTTTCAGCGCCTACTTCACGCGGCTGCACAAGGGGGTGCAGAACGAGATCATCGCCCGTACCGAGCAGAGATTCTAA